One genomic window of Candidatus Zixiibacteriota bacterium includes the following:
- a CDS encoding carboxypeptidase M32 yields the protein MSAKKAYEELTKRCYEISLLASSAGVLGWDERTYMPRGGSQLRAEQLSLLSGMIHEKFTDKRVGDLLGEIEGSDLVKVEDSPEAANVRETRYQYDKATKLPKELVEEISKTTTLAQGEWVTARANNDFKHFQPWFEKVLALTIKKAEAYGYEGEPYNALLDDYEPGATVEEVADTFEKLRKDLVILLKKVKDAPKRPDVSIVERDYDTKLQAIFGESVAQAMGYSFETGRLDVTTHPFCTGLGPGDTRITTRYNPKRLNDALFGIMHEAGHGLYEMGLDKENNWGMPMGESASLGIHESQSRMWENQVGRSKSFWKYFFPQAQRIFRDSLSSVSVDDFYAAINNVTPSYIRVEADEATYNLHILLRFELERAMVKGDLKPSDVPGEWNSRFKDYFGIEVDSDANGCLQDVHWSAGLMGYFPTYALGNLYSAQFFGQAKKEMPDLIAQIEQGNLIGLRQWLKDNIHQHGTRYRATKLVQKVTGQPLSHQPLVDYMTAKFQDIYGF from the coding sequence GTGTCAGCCAAAAAAGCATACGAGGAACTCACCAAACGCTGTTACGAGATTTCACTACTGGCTTCCTCAGCCGGTGTGTTGGGGTGGGACGAGCGTACTTACATGCCGCGCGGCGGCTCGCAGTTGCGCGCCGAACAGTTGAGCCTGCTCTCGGGTATGATTCACGAGAAATTCACCGACAAACGAGTCGGCGACTTGCTTGGGGAGATCGAAGGCTCCGATCTGGTCAAAGTAGAAGACTCGCCGGAAGCGGCCAATGTGCGTGAGACCCGATACCAGTACGACAAAGCGACCAAGCTGCCCAAAGAGTTGGTGGAAGAAATCTCAAAGACCACCACGCTGGCCCAGGGCGAGTGGGTGACGGCCCGCGCCAACAACGATTTCAAACATTTCCAACCCTGGTTCGAAAAAGTGCTGGCCCTGACCATCAAAAAGGCGGAGGCGTATGGATACGAAGGGGAACCATACAACGCCTTGTTGGACGATTACGAGCCGGGCGCAACGGTCGAAGAGGTCGCCGATACATTCGAGAAACTGCGCAAAGATTTGGTGATCCTGCTGAAAAAAGTCAAAGATGCGCCGAAACGCCCCGATGTTTCTATCGTCGAGCGCGACTACGACACCAAGCTTCAGGCCATCTTCGGCGAGTCGGTGGCTCAGGCGATGGGTTACAGTTTCGAGACCGGTCGTCTCGATGTCACCACCCATCCGTTCTGTACCGGCCTTGGCCCCGGCGATACGCGGATCACTACCCGCTACAATCCGAAACGTCTTAACGACGCTCTCTTTGGCATCATGCACGAGGCCGGGCATGGACTGTACGAGATGGGGCTGGACAAAGAAAACAACTGGGGGATGCCGATGGGTGAATCCGCTTCGCTGGGTATCCATGAATCGCAGTCGCGTATGTGGGAGAACCAGGTGGGAAGGTCCAAATCTTTTTGGAAGTATTTCTTCCCGCAGGCGCAGCGTATTTTCAGAGATAGTTTGTCCTCGGTATCGGTCGATGATTTCTATGCGGCTATCAATAACGTGACACCATCGTATATCCGGGTCGAGGCCGACGAGGCGACCTACAACCTGCACATACTGCTGAGGTTTGAACTGGAACGGGCCATGGTCAAAGGTGACCTCAAACCATCCGATGTTCCGGGTGAGTGGAACAGTCGTTTCAAGGACTATTTCGGCATCGAAGTGGACAGCGACGCCAACGGCTGCTTACAGGATGTACACTGGTCGGCCGGGTTGATGGGTTACTTCCCCACTTACGCTTTGGGCAATCTGTACTCGGCGCAGTTTTTCGGGCAAGCCAAAAAAGAGATGCCGGACCTGATTGCGCAGATCGAGCAGGGCAACCTGATCGGCCTCAGGCAGTGGCTCAAGGATAATATCCACCAACACGGTACTCGCTATCGGGCGACCAAACTGGTGCAGAAAGTGACCGGCCAGCCTTTGTCACACCAGCCGCTGGTTGACTACATGACGGCCAAGTTCCAGGATATTTACGGGTTTTAA
- the thyX gene encoding FAD-dependent thymidylate synthase — protein MAHDNNPTADELLDKQFDVLDHGFVRLIDYMGSDAAIVQAARVSYGAGTKKVSEDRGLIRYLMRNRHTSPFEMVEFKFHVKLPIFVARQWIRHRTANVNELSGRYSVMKEEFYVPSEDDIRHQSTDNKQGRASGMAPEDLRRRLVEYLNKSQKDTYESYQGFVEDDLARELARIALPLSLYTEWYWKIDLHNLFHFLRLRLDTHAQLEIRVYAEVMADMVKAVCPVAYEAFEDFILNSVAFSGPELSVLGSALENYAPDKDSLTKQGLSKREAAELLEKLKRLKQ, from the coding sequence TTGGCGCATGATAACAATCCCACCGCGGACGAGCTTCTCGACAAGCAATTCGATGTTTTAGACCACGGCTTTGTGAGGCTGATCGATTATATGGGTTCCGACGCCGCAATCGTGCAGGCGGCGCGGGTGAGCTATGGGGCCGGGACCAAGAAAGTCTCCGAAGATCGAGGTCTGATCCGCTACCTGATGCGCAACCGGCACACCAGCCCGTTTGAGATGGTCGAGTTCAAGTTTCATGTAAAGCTGCCAATCTTTGTCGCTCGCCAATGGATTCGTCACCGCACGGCCAATGTCAACGAGCTTTCCGGTCGCTACTCGGTGATGAAAGAAGAGTTCTACGTTCCATCAGAAGACGACATCCGTCACCAGTCAACCGACAACAAACAGGGCCGCGCTTCCGGCATGGCGCCCGAAGACCTGCGCCGACGGCTGGTCGAATACCTCAATAAGTCGCAAAAAGATACCTATGAAAGCTATCAAGGCTTTGTCGAGGATGACCTGGCCCGCGAACTTGCCCGGATTGCGTTGCCTTTGTCGTTGTATACCGAGTGGTATTGGAAGATCGACCTGCACAATCTGTTTCACTTTCTCAGACTTCGTCTGGATACCCATGCCCAACTTGAGATTCGTGTCTACGCCGAGGTGATGGCCGACATGGTCAAGGCTGTCTGCCCGGTGGCCTATGAGGCTTTCGAGGATTTCATTTTGAACAGTGTCGCCTTCTCCGGCCCGGAGTTATCTGTGCTCGGTTCTGCGCTTGAAAACTACGCGCCGGACAAGGACAGCCTGACAAAACAAGGTTTGTCCAAACGCGAGGCTGCTGAGTTGCTGGAGAAGCTGAAGCGGTTGAAGCAGTGA
- a CDS encoding NAD(P)H-binding protein, whose protein sequence is MSEKNTHAVTGAFGYSGKYIARKLLDLGYPVITLTNSPHRKHSFEKEIPAHPFNFDQPDKLRASLEGVSVLYNTYWVRFNHKTFRHSDAVANTETLFHAAQAAGVERIVHVSITNPSEDSPLDYFSGKARLEMALKETDVSYAILRPTVLFGKEDVLVNNIAWALRHLPFMGVFGDGQYRLQPIYVDDLADLAVQMGASRENTIVNAIGPETFTYRGLVEQVGRIIGKRKPIVGVPPTLGYLAGWMLGKLVGDVMITREEIKGLMNDLLYVDDSPAGATKLTDWATQHADTLGRKYTSELSRRSDRSTEYESN, encoded by the coding sequence ATGAGTGAGAAAAACACCCACGCTGTCACCGGTGCCTTTGGGTACTCCGGTAAGTATATCGCCCGGAAGTTGCTCGATCTCGGATACCCGGTAATCACGCTGACAAATTCACCGCATCGCAAGCATTCGTTCGAGAAAGAAATACCTGCCCACCCCTTTAATTTCGATCAGCCGGACAAACTCCGTGCGTCGCTTGAAGGCGTCTCAGTTTTGTACAACACCTACTGGGTCCGGTTCAATCACAAGACATTCAGACACTCCGACGCCGTTGCCAACACCGAGACACTGTTTCATGCAGCACAAGCAGCCGGTGTCGAACGAATCGTGCATGTCAGTATCACCAATCCATCGGAAGATTCACCCCTCGATTATTTCAGCGGCAAAGCAAGACTCGAAATGGCGCTGAAAGAAACCGACGTGAGCTACGCTATCCTCCGTCCCACCGTACTGTTCGGTAAGGAAGATGTCCTGGTGAACAACATCGCCTGGGCATTGCGCCACCTGCCTTTCATGGGTGTCTTCGGCGATGGACAATACCGGCTGCAACCAATCTATGTGGATGACTTAGCCGACCTGGCCGTGCAGATGGGAGCATCCCGCGAGAACACAATAGTCAACGCCATCGGACCGGAAACGTTTACCTACAGAGGCTTGGTTGAACAGGTCGGTCGGATCATCGGCAAGCGAAAACCGATTGTCGGCGTGCCGCCGACGCTTGGATATCTGGCCGGTTGGATGCTTGGGAAACTGGTGGGCGATGTGATGATTACCAGAGAAGAGATCAAAGGTCTGATGAACGACCTTCTCTACGTGGACGACTCTCCCGCCGGTGCCACCAAACTCACCGACTGGGCGACACAACATGCCGACACGCTTGGGAGAAAGTACACCAGCGAACTGAGCCGCCGCTCGGATCGTTCAACAGAGTACGAATCCAACTGA
- a CDS encoding thrombospondin type 3 repeat-containing protein — protein sequence MKQLTGMLGMIWLVLAAALTASVQVNAATINVPADQSTIQSAIDSAVSGDTVLVAPGTYTENPNFNGKAIALLSSGGATLTTIEPMNPTGWVVTLEYVTVAGAEVRGFTFTGQDSLSPVFHIDDNSSLLISDNIFRDNLLADSDPDIIACHSVTTTIIRDNLFLNNGGNACINFSLGDHYAAQIVNNTFYNNNRGMVILSGGIIQNNVVVNCTGYGIHNASVTDLSCNLLYGNSPNIAFGGSPGADNLISPPGFCDPDAGDFTLTSNSPAASANNACNVLIGAFDVGCVGIDLDFDGVADSIDNCIAVPNPDQTDSDSDAVGDACDNCFAAANPSQTDTDADGVGDVCDICPDDYDPGQQDSDGDGFGDACDVCPNDPFNDPDADGICAADDNCPSHYNPDQIDTDGDGIGDVCQDSLFCDLPGDFDFDGVLDIHDLIAFVSFMYLGDVPPLVPLNADVDDYTNITPRDIVFLYAKLFQYGPGYVCPPSQPSDTTPDSSVTLSYPTFVQAGTGAMVVPLRLNTSDDVLGINLPLRLRIGSEIPVISTVDVDPDNVGYEYWAVPPSVTLRVDTGSGDLLVAALEIFGNYPVPAGQHQVASIYITFAPDTVDRELDIQWADMTPAQTVSGNYPAELSPMVIAPGTYEKNGADASSFLPLYVPTLTPGVCCLGSMRGNVDYSDGDIIDITDLIYLVDYMFTGGPTPPCLDEADMDASGAVEISDLVYLVDFFFTGGQAPQPCQ from the coding sequence ATGAAACAGCTAACAGGGATGTTGGGGATGATCTGGCTGGTTTTGGCAGCAGCTCTGACTGCTTCAGTGCAGGTAAATGCGGCCACTATCAATGTGCCGGCCGATCAAAGTACGATTCAGTCAGCGATTGATTCCGCTGTCTCGGGCGATACTGTTCTGGTGGCGCCGGGGACGTACACCGAGAATCCAAATTTCAACGGCAAGGCAATTGCGCTTCTCAGTTCGGGCGGCGCAACCCTGACCACGATTGAGCCAATGAATCCGACCGGCTGGGTAGTGACATTGGAGTATGTCACCGTTGCCGGGGCAGAGGTGAGAGGTTTCACATTCACCGGACAGGATTCCCTTAGCCCCGTTTTCCATATTGACGACAACAGTTCTCTCTTGATTAGTGATAACATCTTTCGAGACAACCTGCTCGCAGACTCAGACCCGGATATTATTGCCTGCCACTCTGTGACTACCACGATTATTCGCGACAATCTGTTTTTGAACAACGGTGGCAATGCTTGCATAAACTTCTCGTTGGGCGACCATTACGCCGCGCAGATCGTGAACAACACTTTCTATAACAATAATCGTGGTATGGTTATACTCAGTGGTGGGATCATTCAGAACAACGTCGTCGTCAACTGCACCGGTTATGGGATCCATAACGCATCGGTCACCGACCTATCCTGCAATCTTCTCTATGGCAACAGTCCGAACATCGCCTTTGGAGGTTCACCTGGTGCCGATAATCTAATCTCGCCGCCCGGATTCTGTGACCCGGACGCAGGCGATTTCACGCTTACGTCCAACTCGCCTGCAGCGTCTGCCAACAACGCATGCAACGTACTGATCGGTGCTTTCGATGTCGGATGTGTCGGGATAGACCTGGATTTCGATGGTGTGGCCGATTCAATTGACAACTGTATCGCTGTCCCTAATCCGGATCAGACCGACAGCGATAGCGATGCCGTCGGCGATGCTTGCGACAACTGTTTTGCTGCGGCTAATCCGAGTCAAACCGACACCGATGCCGACGGCGTGGGTGATGTTTGCGATATCTGTCCCGATGACTACGATCCCGGTCAGCAGGATTCAGACGGCGACGGTTTCGGTGATGCCTGCGACGTGTGTCCCAACGATCCTTTCAACGATCCTGATGCCGACGGCATCTGCGCAGCCGACGATAATTGTCCCTCGCATTACAATCCGGACCAGATCGACACAGATGGGGATGGTATCGGTGACGTCTGCCAGGATAGTTTGTTCTGTGACCTGCCGGGTGATTTCGACTTCGATGGTGTTCTTGATATACACGACCTGATCGCCTTCGTGTCATTCATGTATCTTGGGGATGTCCCGCCGTTGGTGCCTCTGAACGCCGACGTAGACGATTACACCAACATCACGCCTCGAGACATAGTTTTCCTCTATGCAAAGCTGTTCCAATATGGCCCCGGCTATGTCTGCCCACCCTCTCAGCCTTCGGACACGACGCCCGACAGTTCGGTCACTTTGTCTTATCCGACTTTTGTACAGGCGGGCACCGGCGCAATGGTCGTGCCTTTGCGTTTGAACACAAGCGATGATGTACTGGGAATCAACCTGCCTCTGCGCCTGCGAATCGGCAGCGAGATACCGGTGATAAGCACAGTGGATGTTGATCCGGACAATGTCGGCTACGAATACTGGGCTGTTCCGCCGTCGGTAACGCTGCGAGTGGATACAGGCTCTGGTGATCTGTTGGTGGCAGCGCTGGAAATCTTCGGCAATTATCCGGTACCGGCGGGGCAACATCAGGTGGCCAGTATCTATATCACTTTTGCTCCCGATACCGTCGACCGAGAGCTGGACATTCAATGGGCGGATATGACGCCCGCGCAGACGGTGTCGGGAAACTATCCGGCCGAGTTGTCGCCGATGGTAATCGCGCCGGGGACCTACGAGAAAAACGGAGCCGACGCCTCAAGCTTCCTGCCGCTGTATGTTCCAACGCTGACGCCGGGTGTTTGCTGTTTGGGATCAATGCGCGGTAATGTCGATTACTCCGATGGTGACATTATTGACATTACAGATTTGATCTACTTGGTCGATTACATGTTCACCGGTGGTCCAACGCCGCCCTGTCTTGACGAAGCCGACATGGACGCATCCGGCGCGGTTGAAATCTCAGATTTGGTTTATTTGGTAGACTTCTTTTTCACCGGGGGCCAGGCCCCGCAGCCGTGCCAATAG
- a CDS encoding DNA alkylation repair protein encodes MTYQQVMNELKRMGTAQAVKIYKRHGAGDNLFGVSFANLKVLQKKIKVDHELALALWESGNADAQTFATMIADPDKFAVSSADKWVKSIHYYLLSDLLAGLVAKTSFAAKKSAQWRKSRSEFVRACGYTVLSSILVKGHTIEFEDGGSILRTIEKEIDTSPNRARHAMNSALISIGIYMPQLRDEAIATAQRIGKVTVDHGATSCKTPEAVAYIDKAVARLRKKAG; translated from the coding sequence ATGACATACCAACAAGTGATGAATGAACTCAAACGGATGGGAACGGCGCAAGCGGTGAAGATCTACAAACGGCACGGGGCGGGTGACAACCTGTTCGGAGTCAGTTTCGCCAATTTGAAAGTTCTGCAGAAAAAGATCAAAGTCGACCATGAGTTGGCCTTGGCTCTCTGGGAGTCGGGCAACGCTGATGCGCAAACATTCGCTACTATGATTGCCGATCCAGATAAATTTGCCGTGAGCTCGGCGGACAAGTGGGTGAAAAGTATCCACTACTATCTTTTGTCCGATCTCCTGGCCGGGTTGGTTGCGAAGACATCATTCGCGGCGAAAAAAAGTGCACAGTGGCGTAAGTCCAGGTCTGAATTCGTGCGCGCGTGTGGTTACACCGTGCTGTCATCGATACTGGTCAAGGGACATACAATCGAGTTCGAAGATGGCGGTTCGATTCTGCGGACGATTGAAAAAGAGATCGACACTTCTCCCAATCGTGCGCGACATGCTATGAATTCTGCTCTCATATCGATTGGTATCTACATGCCTCAGTTGCGCGATGAAGCCATTGCCACCGCTCAACGGATCGGCAAAGTCACGGTCGACCACGGCGCCACTTCGTGCAAAACCCCGGAGGCTGTGGCGTACATTGATAAGGCTGTGGCCAGACTGAGGAAGAAGGCGGGGTGA
- a CDS encoding enoyl-CoA hydratase/isomerase family protein: protein MSTTIVSIEGNIATLTLAHGKVNSINEKLVDDFNKSLDQLESDANVDALILTGREKFFSFGFDVPELLSLSREDLTRFLTKHTALLLRLFMFDKPIVAAINGHATAGGCMLITPCDYRVVAEGRSRIGLNEIDLGVAVFGGSAEMLRYCVGDRNAELILNDGTLFTVEQAHELGLVDQVVSSDDLIPITTAKAKVLGAKPKAAYRAIKQLTRGPLASIIAEGEQQALDAFIETWYSGEAQEILRTLAIRK, encoded by the coding sequence ATGAGTACGACGATAGTATCGATTGAAGGTAACATCGCCACCCTGACCCTGGCGCACGGGAAAGTTAACAGTATCAACGAGAAGCTGGTCGATGATTTCAACAAATCGCTGGATCAACTTGAATCCGATGCCAATGTCGACGCGCTGATCCTGACCGGACGCGAGAAATTCTTCTCGTTTGGTTTCGATGTCCCGGAATTGTTGTCGCTCTCGCGAGAGGACCTGACACGGTTTCTAACCAAGCATACGGCGCTGCTTTTGCGGCTGTTCATGTTCGACAAACCGATTGTCGCCGCAATCAACGGCCACGCCACCGCCGGTGGGTGCATGCTGATCACGCCGTGTGACTATCGGGTCGTGGCCGAGGGTCGATCACGAATCGGACTCAACGAAATCGATCTCGGCGTGGCTGTGTTTGGGGGCAGTGCTGAGATGCTACGATACTGTGTTGGTGACCGCAACGCGGAGCTGATTCTTAACGATGGAACTCTGTTTACGGTTGAACAGGCGCACGAACTTGGACTGGTCGATCAGGTGGTATCTTCAGACGACCTTATTCCAATCACGACCGCCAAGGCCAAAGTGCTTGGCGCCAAACCGAAGGCGGCCTATCGGGCCATCAAACAACTCACCCGCGGGCCGCTTGCGTCTATTATTGCAGAGGGTGAGCAGCAAGCTCTGGACGCTTTTATCGAGACCTGGTACTCAGGCGAAGCGCAGGAGATTCTGCGCACGCTGGCCATTCGCAAGTGA